TGACGACCCTACCATCCACTGGAAAGGAAATCTTAAAAACTCAAAGGTCTCTGTTGTTATTCCCAGTGACCAGGTTCAAAAAAATATCATTGTTTATTCCAATGGGAGTCAGCCTGGTGGAAACAGCCAGGGAACAGCTGTTCAAGGGATAACCTTTAATGTTGGTCATAATTTACAAAAGCAGACTGCCAACGTGGTGCCAGTGCAGAGGACTTGCAATCTTGTGACTCCAGTGTCTATTTCTGGAGTTTACCCTCCCGAAAACAAGCCATGGCAGCAGACTACAGTTTCTGCATTGGCTGCCAACCAGCCTGTTCCCCTTTGTCTTCCTGCTACCATTTCTGCTCAAAATATTCTCGAGCTTTCCACCTCTGAAAGCGAATCGAGCATGCTCAGTGCCACCAGTGGCTCACTGATCGCTGTTCCCGTTGGGCCTGAACCTCCCCAGCATCGTTCCCTGCACCCGTGTCTAAATGATCAAAATTCTTCTGAAAATAAGAACGGGCACGAGAGCCCCAAATTATTGAAGAAAACAGTCCCTTGTGCCACAAGCATCTCCAGCCCCACAGCAACCGCCACTAAAGTGCACTCTGGAAGCAAGTCCTGCTCAAGCACACAGGATTTCAGAAGTGATTTTCAAACCACTTTTGTTGTTTCTGTTACCACCACGATCTGCTCCCAGCCTCCCAGATCTGTGAGTGACTCTTGTCCAGCGAGCATGAGCAAGGGTGCAGACTTGACAAGTGTTACTGCCGTGGTGGCACCATCTGCCCCTGGAGGAGGGAAGACCACCACTCCTGTCAGCTCCCTTTCTGCAAACCCGATAGACAATGGTTGGACCCTTTCTTGTTCTTTGCCTTCTTCAGCTGTTAGTGcttcagatttaaaaaacatgaatagCCTTACCCGAATTTCCTCAGCTGGAAACACGCAGACGACATGGACTACTTTGCAATTGGCAGGAAACACTATTCAGCCCTTAAGCCAGACACCGTCTTCTGCTGTGACTCCAGTATTAAGTGAGTCTGGTACCAGCCCCACCACAGCCAACCACAGTAGACAGGTGGCTCCAGGCATCAACCTGAATACTTCCTTTCTAGCAGATGTGCAGCCAGTTGAGCAAGTAGTTGTAACCTTGCCTTCTTGTCCATCCTTACCTATGCAGCCACTGATTGCCCAGCCACAAGTTAAATCTCAGCCTCCAAAAAATATCCTTCCATTGAATTCAGCAATGCAAGTGATTCAGATGGCTCAGCCAGTGGGGTCGGCTGTGAATGCAGCCCCAGCTAATCCAAACGTGATCATTCTTCAGCCACCCAGCACCACCCCGTGCCCAACAGTGATGAGGGCAGAGGTTCCCAACCAAACAGTAGGTCAGCAGATAGTGATCATACAGGCAGCTAATCAGAATCCTTTGCCACTCCTCTCGGCTCCACCCCCTGGTTCTGTTCGACTCCCTGTCAACGGAGCCAATGCGATAATAGGGTCTAATAATTCAGTGCAAAATGTTTCGACTCCACAAACTTTTGGAGGTAAACATCTTGTCCACATATTACCAAGACCTTCATCTTTATCAACATCTAATTCAACACAAACTTTCTCTGTTACCGTGTCAAACCAACCACAACAGCCTCAAACCATTTCTTTAAATGGACAGCTCTTTGCTTTGCAGCCTGTGATGTCTTCATCAGGAACTACAAGTCAAACCCCTATGCAAATTATTCAGCCCACCACCAGCGAAGATCCAAATACCAATGTTGCCCTGAATACATTTGGCGCTTTGGCCAGCCTCAATCAAAGTATATCACAGATGGCTGGGCAAAGCTGTGTACAATTGTCTATTGGCCAGCCTGCGAATCCTCCAACTGCTGCAAATAGTCAGACCACCCCGGCTAACTGTGTTTCATTAACAACCACTGTAGCACCTCCTATGACAACGGATAATTCAGCCACACTACCCAGTACTTATAATCTAGTGACCACTCCCTCAGTGAACACTGTGGCTTGTTTGCCTAACATGAAGTCCAAAAGGTTGAATAAGAAGCCAAGTGGCAAGAAACACTTAGCTGTTCACAAGTCAGCCTGCACCCTGAATCCAGTCAGAGATGTGGGCAAGTTAGACCTCCCCAGCACCGAAGGCTCAGCAGAGCCATCGTGTAATGATGGACTGCTGGACAGCCTCCCTGTTGTGTTGCCCTCTGTCACTGTGTCCCAGGCAAATAGTGTAAGTGTTTCTGGTTCACATTCTTTGGATGTTCTCAATTCTGAACCCGTGATACCTGAGTCTGTATCTAAATCTAAGTCAGCAGAAGAGTCTAGCTTGCCTTCCCAAGAATCCGTGACAAGTGAACATTTTGCAGTAGCCCCAGCAAAATCCAAAGATTCTTCCCCCATTTTGCAACGAGAGATGTCTCAGGATAAGCCACCAATTGGTTTGGCATTGCCAGATGCTGCCAAATCCTGCACTTCCGCCAACGTGTTGATTTCACCTGCAACTGATCCCCATGCTTTGGTTTCTCAGGTTTCTGATTTGTCATCTACCACGAGCACTTCAAGTACAGACTGTGTTTCTGAGGTAGAAGTCATTGCTGAAccttgcagggctgagcaagatCCATCAGATACAGTGCAAACCACAGGTCTCTTAAAGGGGCAGGGTTTAACTGCATTGCTGTCTGGTCTTGCTAAAGAAAAAGACCCTCAGAAATCATCTCTTTCAGTCCAGGTGGACCCTCCTGACTTTTCTTCAGGAAATTCTAAGATAGTTGATTCAAATGTTGATTTACATCCGAAACAGGAGCTGTTACTGATGAACAGTGATGACAGAGATCCAGGACAGCATCATTCCTGCATCCCTGATCAGGAGGTTATTAATGGCTCTTTGCTCAGTAGGCAGGCTGACTCTCCCATGTCAACCAGCTCGGGCAGTAGTCGTAGTTTCTCAGTTGCATCCATGCTTCCTGAGACAACTAGAGAGGATGTCACCAGCAATGCGACAACTAATACGTGTGACAGCTGCACCTTTGTGGAGCAAACTGATATCGTCGCTCTGGCAGCGAGGGCTATTTTTGACCAGGAGAACCTCGAGAAGGGAAGAGCTGGCACCCAGGCTGATATAAGGGAAGTTACTTCAAAATCTTCTGAAGCATCCTCTTTAGAGGGAGACCAGCCTTTCAAAACACAGATATCTAAAGAGAATGGCCCAGGACAGGCAGAAGCAACACCAAATGAATTTCATTCTCAGGATTCAGTCGAAGCAACTGTGGATAGGCCCCTTGAAAAACCAAGTTGTTCTATAGGAATTAAAACGTCAAATGCTGCTTTACAGGTTTCCACTTCTCAGCCACCAAGCATCACCAGTTTAAGTGTGAACAATCTTATCCATCAGAGCAGCATCAGCCATCCTCTGGTCAGCTGCGCTGGTTTATCCCAAACTTCAGAGCAAGCAACTGTTCCAGCCACGGTTAATCTGACGGTTTCATCTAGCTCCTATGGCAGTCAGCCCCCCGGACCGTCTCTGATGACCGAATACTCCCAAGAACAGCTAAATACCATGGCTGGTACCCTACCAAATCCACAGATTCAAGAGTCCCTCTTAAAGCCAAGTCATGAAAACCGCAAAGACTCTGCTAAGCGTGCTGTCCAAGATGACCTCTTACTGTCTTCAGCCAAACGTCAAAAGCACTGTCAACCAGCCCCCCTCCGGCTTGAGGGTCTGTCCCTGATGAGCCGAACTCCAGACAGCATTTCCGAGCAAACTCAAATGATGATTGGTCAGATCCCTCCCAACTCTTCAAATTCTGTTGTGCCAATCAGCAACCCCGCCCATGGAGATGGCCTTACACGATTGTTTCCACCCGGTAACAACTTCGTGGCCCCTGCACTGAGGCAGAATGAGGTTCAGTGCAGTTCTCAGCCTTCTGTTGCTGAGCAGCAACAAACCCAGGCCAGCCAACATCTGCAGGCCCTGCAACAGCATGTTCCAGCTCAAGGGGTCCCTCACCTGCACAGTAACCATCTCTActtaaagcagcagcagcagcagcagcaacagcagcaagcAGGGCAGTTAAGAGAAAGGCATCACTTATATCAACTGCAGCATCACGTCCCTCACGCAGAGAGCTCTGTCCACTCTCAGCCCCACAGTGTCCACCAACAGAGAACTCTGCAACAGGAAGTTCAGATGCAGAAGAAGAGGAATCTTGTTCAGGGCACTCAGACCTCTCAGCTTGCTTTACAACCCAAGCACCACGGAAACGACCAGTCCCGACCCAAGAGTGGTCAGCCTCACCCCCACCATCAGCAGATGCAGCAACAGATGCAGCAGCACTTCGGGAGCTCCCAGCCCGAGAAGAGTTGTGAAAACCCCTCAACGAGCCGGAACCACCATAACCATCCCCAGAACCATCTCAACCAAGATATTATGCACCAGCAGCAGGATGTAGGAAGCCGGCCACAAGGCTCAGGGGTTTCTTCTGAACATGTACCTGGGCATAATCCAATGCAGAGGCTTTTGACATCAAGAGGCATAGAGCAGCAGATGGTCTCCCAACCAAGTATTGTGACGAGACCTTCTGACATGACCTGTACTCCACACAGGCCAGAGAGAAATAGAGTTTCAAGTTATTCTGCAGAGGCACTCATTGGAAAGACATCTTCTAATTCAGAGCAGAGAATGGGTATATCGATTCAGGGTTCCAGAGTTTCCGATCAGCTTGAAATGAGAAGCTACCTTGATGTTCCCAGAAATAAGAGTTTGGCCATTCATAATATGCAGGGTCGTGTGGACCATACAGTTGCCTCAGATATCCGCCTTTCTGACTGTCAGACATTTAAACCAAGTGGAGCCAGTCAGCAGCCTCAGAGTAATTTTGAAGTACAGTCTTCAAGAAATAATGAAATAGGCAACCCTGTGTCCTCCTTGAGGAGTATGCAGTCCCAGGCTTTTCGAATTAGTCAGAACCCTGGTCCACCACCAATCGACCGCCAAAAGAGATTACCTTATCCACCGGTTCAGAGCATCCCGACCGGAAATGCCATCCCACCAAGGGACAGTGAAAATACGTGTCACCAGAGTTTCATGCAGAGTTTACTTGCCCCTCACCTTGGTGATCAGGTCATTGGGAGCCAGAGATCGCTCTCAGAACATCAGAGGAATACACAGTGTGGCCCACCCTCTGCAATTGAATATAATTGTCCCCCAACTCATGAAAGTGTCCATATTAGAAGAGAGGGTGAGAGTCAGAATCGGGAGAGTTGTGACATGTCCCTAGGGGCAATTAACACCAGGAACAGCACCTTGAATATTCCTTTTTCGAGTTCTTCTTCTTCAGGAGATATTCAAGGTCGAAATACAAGTCCCAATGTTTCTGTGCAGAAGTCCAATCCCATGAGGATTACTGATAGTCACGGGACCAAGGGCCACATGAACCCTCCAGTCACAAGCAACATGCATGGGGTTGCAAGGCCAGCTCTGCCACATCCGTCTGTGTCTCATGGAAACGCTGACCAAGGGCCTCCCGTACGTCAGACTAATTCTTCAGTTCCCCAGCGATCAAGACATCCCTTGCAAGACAGCAGTGGTTCCAAAATTCGTCAGCCTGAAAGGAATCGCTCTGGAAACCAAAGACATAGTAATGTCTTTGATCCAAGTCTTCCCCACCTTCCTCTGTCTACTAGTGGCAGTATGATTCTTGGACGCCAGCAACCCACTGCAGAAAAGAGAGGAAGTATTGTTCGTTTCATGCCTGATAGCCCACAAGTTCCGAATGACAATTCAGCGCCTGACCAGCACACATTATCACAAAAttttggttttccttttattcccGAGGGTGGCATGAATCCACCAATAAACGCGAATACTTCTTTCATTCCACAGGTTACTCAGCCTAGTGCCACTCGGACTCCAGCCCTTATCCCTGTAGATCCCCAAAATACTCTACCTTCCTTCTATCCCCCATACTCTCCTGCTCACCCTACACTGTCCAATGATATTTCCATCCCCTACTTTTCTAATCAAATGTTCTCAAATCCTAGCACAGAGAAGGTAAACAGTGGAACTTTAAATAACCGATTTGGATCCATTTTATCTCCTCCCAGACCTGTTGGTTTTGCCCAACCAAGTTTTCCTCTTCTCCCTGATATGCCACCAATGCACATGACCAACTCTCACTTATCCAATTTTAATATGACATCTTTGTTTCCAGAAATAGCTACAGCTCTTCCTGATGGCTCAGCAATGTCACCTTTGCTTACAATAGCAAACTCCTCTGCCTCCGACTCTTCCAAGCAGTCCTCAAACAGACCTGCCCACAACATAAGCCATATTTTAGGTCATGATTGCAGTTCAGCTGTTTAAATGCTGATCAACTGAACGTAAATGTAACGGGTGAGATTATAGACATGTATTTGTGTGTTTATACACACGTACCTGCACAGGAAGAGAGAGATTGTGTGTGTATCTCCTTGTGTCTGTATAATCAATTTCCAATTATCTTCTGAATGTAAGGAAGCCATGCCAGAAACGATGCGAATACTGGGTTGTCAAAAACAAATTATCATTTTCAACTGCATGGTGtgcttttgaaattttccaaGCAGACTTGCATTTTCAAGTTTGATTTGTAATCTGATATCCCCTAGATACTCATTGACTGGAAGATGGGGGAGGTCATCTTGGAGTGTGCTTGGGTGGTAGGAAGGAACCTAGATTTTAATCTTACTTGATTGTTGATAATTTGTAAAATAGATAGTTGAGGTAGTTGAGTTGCTCTCCAAAAATACAGACAGTTCGATGTAACACAATGGCTCATAACCAACTGCGGGCCAGTGTCAGTGTGTAGAACAGTCTCTCACCCACGGCAGGTCTTGAATTCATGTAGAATGAATGTGCATGATTAAAGTCGAGCAGTTAGCAAATAAATGAGTTCTTTAATCAACCTTTATTCCCCAGGTTTGGTTTAGGTAGAGGCTTCTTCTTGATTATATCAATGGATAAATTGTCTGAATTTCATGTCTTGTTCTCCAAATGAGGGAGCCATGTTATCCTCTAATGTGCCAAGATCCTGTAAAGCAAAGGTCTTCCTTAAACAAGTAGCCTTAAAAATGGAAAGCTAAAGAGCGAAGTACATCGATGTTCTCCATCTTGTGCTTGTGCACTGCATCAGGATAGAAGCAGCTGTGCTGTGGAGTTGTGCACGTGTTCAGTTAAAGATGGTTGCTTCATCAGTTGAGTGTTGTTttagttttctctcttcattctaTTTATTCGATCTTGACATAAGTTCTTTTACATTTGTTTAATCATCAGGGGCTGATCAGTAAACAGTGTGTTTGGAATCTACATAATTATGTGAGCCTTACTTTTTGAATATTTCTGAGCAGAGTCTTAAGCTCTGTCAATATTTTCATTTGctgatatttatatttaaaatatgacattGTGTATTGCATTATTACCCTTCATAGTAGAATCATCATGAGAGGatgaatttgttcattattttttctgaTGGTAGATGTGAAATGGTGCTTCAAAAAATGGTCTTTATATACGtctgcatgtgtgagtgtgtgtgtactcAGACATAGATTTTAAAGTGGCTCTTTAAAAACAGGCCTGCCATCTGAAAATGGGACACTGGGACCTGAGACCTGCTGACATGTAGAACCTGATGTAGGGCTTCTTTAAAGCCCCACTAAAttagtaatacattttttaaaatgtatactcaAAATTCATCTATTGAATTCTGAAAACTttattaaaaactaagaaaacagttATATACACTCATATTCTAAACCCATTACTTTTTTGTTGTGGTTACATTCTGCCAAAAATGGGGCGGAGAGGGAGAGATGCAGAGACAGTGTTCTGTTTGCTCTGTTAACAAAGTGAAGCCAAGGACCAGCATTTTGGgttttttctgcttaaaaaagCCTCCTAAGGCTTGGTAAGAGCAGTTAACTCCAGCGGATACCTCTACTAAAAGACTCAGCAAAAGGGTCGTCTGTGTCTCTTCAGCTATTCTCACCGGACCCTCCTATCTCTTCCCGCCGCCAGCTGAAGCCGCCTCCTGGggcaaaaaaatactgaaaacaagaaaaatatctaTATTTTCTCCCTTCAAAATGGTCTCGGGGAGGAATAGGAGAGCTTTGTGAATAAGTTACTTACACAAGGCAACACCATATTAACGTTTAATTGAGAAAAAATGTGAgatttataacttaaaaatatcATCATAACTAAGTTTTAAGCTTCAACATTCAGATTTTTCTTTGTACTTGAAAGGTCCAATCTGCCAGTTTCAAGGAAGGTTTTCAATGGGTTCAGCTGttcatcctccctccctctccctttctcatGGCTCCTTCTGTCTCTGCCCTCCCACCTCGCCCCCTCAGCCCCGCTCCCCCTGCACAGTGGCTGTTAGGTTCTGAAGAACCAGGGACTGTTGGAATTGAAACTAAGGTCACAGGTAAGGAGACGCTCAATTTGAACATTGCAGTGGAAAAGCCTCAAGCCTGGTTGGTACTTGCAGGCAATTCTGTGTTGCATCGATTGtatttttctgctcagcaatGTTCAGAGATAGCATTTACATTCCTCAGGGCTTTCATTCCAAGCATAGAACACTTTGATCCCGAACGAGTCTCTACCCCGAAGTAAGGCTTATTTGACCATCTGAGGAAAGAGATGACCATCTGCAAGTAATGGGGCCCCTGGTTACATGTAGCTCTAATTATCTTACAGGCGTGTGCATATATGAGGCCATTTTATATAGAAATTCAATTCTGAAGGTGTTCTGAGCACAGTAATCTTATTTGATTTATAAGCACTAATGTATGAGATTTACCAGCAGTATTAAGTATTTTAATAATTAGAGCTACATGATTTGGGGAAggaaatttattatttaatatctaGTGATCTCTAGATTATAGTTTTTGGTGAAGGAATGGCAGAGAAATCGTCAATTTTGGTTATAGTAAATTTAATGTTATTCATGCCTCACTAATATATGTCTATAGAATATAAAGCCACTTTCACAAATAAATTTGTAATTTCTAGAAATACACAGACTTATGTATAAGTGAGTCCttgattaaataatttttctctctcataGTGTTATTGGTCATACAGAATCAGCTTCAGAAAGTAGTTGGTTCATCTAAACATTTAACACAGTAGCTTCTGAAGAGgtgaataattttagatttctcATCATGTAAAAACTTAAATGTGTCAGTTACGGATAAAAGAAGtcaactttggttttttttttttttgtacatataGGTTGTTTTGGGATGTTTTAAACTGCTTcaggaaatttatttttgtttttatcttaagATCTCTGGGGTGTACCAGAGCTGGCACCCTTCTTCTAAGTAAGGAGTGAGAATTCCAGAGTGAACATGCTTTATAAAATGTAACGTATCAGAGAAGATTGAGGAGGGAATGTTCTTTTGCAGCGATTTTCAGTCACATATCAGGGTGAACTGCAATGAggatcaacttttaaaaatcagccttcttaaaatacaaaattattcaAACACTTTAAAGATAATTCATTTGC
This portion of the Vicugna pacos chromosome 1, VicPac4, whole genome shotgun sequence genome encodes:
- the USF3 gene encoding basic helix-loop-helix domain-containing protein USF3 isoform X2, with the translated sequence MFPCPKTAEEIKKLRKQLEEIQKENGRYIELLKANDICLYDDPTIHWKGNLKNSKVSVVIPSDQVQKNIIVYSNGSQPGGNSQGTAVQGITFNVGHNLQKQTANVVPVQRTCNLVTPVSISGVYPPENKPWQQTTVSALAANQPVPLCLPATISAQNILELSTSESESSMLSATSGSLIAVPVGPEPPQHRSLHPCLNDQNSSENKNGHESPKLLKKTVPCATSISSPTATATKVHSGSKSCSSTQDFRSDFQTTFVVSVTTTICSQPPRSVSDSCPASMSKGADLTSVTAVVAPSAPGGGKTTTPVSSLSANPIDNGWTLSCSLPSSAVSASDLKNMNSLTRISSAGNTQTTWTTLQLAGNTIQPLSQTPSSAVTPVLSESGTSPTTANHSRQVAPGINLNTSFLADVQPVEQVVVTLPSCPSLPMQPLIAQPQVKSQPPKNILPLNSAMQVIQMAQPVGSAVNAAPANPNVIILQPPSTTPCPTVMRAEVPNQTVGQQIVIIQAANQNPLPLLSAPPPGSVRLPVNGANAIIGSNNSVQNVSTPQTFGGKHLVHILPRPSSLSTSNSTQTFSVTVSNQPQQPQTISLNGQLFALQPVMSSSGTTSQTPMQIIQPTTSEDPNTNVALNTFGALASLNQSISQMAGQSCVQLSIGQPANPPTAANSQTTPANCVSLTTTVAPPMTTDNSATLPSTYNLVTTPSVNTVACLPNMKSKRLNKKPSGKKHLAVHKSACTLNPVRDVGKLDLPSTEGSAEPSCNDGLLDSLPVVLPSVTVSQANSVSVSGSHSLDVLNSEPVIPESVSKSKSAEESSLPSQESVTSEHFAVAPAKSKDSSPILQREMSQDKPPIGLALPDAAKSCTSANVLISPATDPHALVSQVSDLSSTTSTSSTDCVSEVEVIAEPCRAEQDPSDTVQTTGLLKGQGLTALLSGLAKEKDPQKSSLSVQVDPPDFSSGNSKIVDSNVDLHPKQELLLMNSDDRDPGQHHSCIPDQEVINGSLLSRQADSPMSTSSGSSRSFSVASMLPETTREDVTSNATTNTCDSCTFVEQTDIVALAARAIFDQENLEKGRAGTQADIREVTSKSSEASSLEGDQPFKTQISKENGPGQAEATPNEFHSQDSVEATVDRPLEKPSCSIGIKTSNAALQVSTSQPPSITSLSVNNLIHQSSISHPLVSCAGLSQTSEQATVPATVNLTVSSSSYGSQPPGPSLMTEYSQEQLNTMAGTLPNPQIQESLLKPSHENRKDSAKRAVQDDLLLSSAKRQKHCQPAPLRLEGLSLMSRTPDSISEQTQMMIGQIPPNSSNSVVPISNPAHGDGLTRLFPPGNNFVAPALRQNEVQCSSQPSVAEQQQTQASQHLQALQQHVPAQGVPHLHSNHLYLKQQQQQQQQQQAGQLRERHHLYQLQHHVPHAESSVHSQPHSVHQQRTLQQEVQMQKKRNLVQGTQTSQLALQPKHHGNDQSRPKSGQPHPHHQQMQQQMQQHFGSSQPEKSCENPSTSRNHHNHPQNHLNQDIMHQQQDVGSRPQGSGVSSEHVPGHNPMQRLLTSRGIEQQMVSQPSIVTRPSDMTCTPHRPERNRVSSYSAEALIGKTSSNSEQRMGISIQGSRVSDQLEMRSYLDVPRNKSLAIHNMQGRVDHTVASDIRLSDCQTFKPSGASQQPQSNFEVQSSRNNEIGNPVSSLRSMQSQAFRISQNPGPPPIDRQKRLPYPPVQSIPTGNAIPPRDSENTCHQSFMQSLLAPHLGDQVIGSQRSLSEHQRNTQCGPPSAIEYNCPPTHESVHIRREGESQNRESCDMSLGAINTRNSTLNIPFSSSSSSGDIQGRNTSPNVSVQKSNPMRITDSHGTKGHMNPPVTSNMHGVARPALPHPSVSHGNADQGPPVRQTNSSVPQRSRHPLQDSSGSKIRQPERNRSGNQRHSNVFDPSLPHLPLSTSGSMILGRQQPTAEKRGSIVRFMPDSPQVPNDNSAPDQHTLSQNFGFPFIPEGGMNPPINANTSFIPQVTQPSATRTPALIPVDPQNTLPSFYPPYSPAHPTLSNDISIPYFSNQMFSNPSTEKVNSGTLNNRFGSILSPPRPVGFAQPSFPLLPDMPPMHMTNSHLSNFNMTSLFPEIATALPDGSAMSPLLTIANSSASDSSKQSSNRPAHNISHILGHDCSSAV
- the USF3 gene encoding basic helix-loop-helix domain-containing protein USF3 isoform X1, whose amino-acid sequence is MPEMTENETPTKKQHRKKNRETHNAVERHRKKKINAGINRIGELIPCSPALKQSKNMILDQAFKYITELKRQNDELLLNGGNNEQAEEIKKLRKQLEEIQKENGRYIELLKANDICLYDDPTIHWKGNLKNSKVSVVIPSDQVQKNIIVYSNGSQPGGNSQGTAVQGITFNVGHNLQKQTANVVPVQRTCNLVTPVSISGVYPPENKPWQQTTVSALAANQPVPLCLPATISAQNILELSTSESESSMLSATSGSLIAVPVGPEPPQHRSLHPCLNDQNSSENKNGHESPKLLKKTVPCATSISSPTATATKVHSGSKSCSSTQDFRSDFQTTFVVSVTTTICSQPPRSVSDSCPASMSKGADLTSVTAVVAPSAPGGGKTTTPVSSLSANPIDNGWTLSCSLPSSAVSASDLKNMNSLTRISSAGNTQTTWTTLQLAGNTIQPLSQTPSSAVTPVLSESGTSPTTANHSRQVAPGINLNTSFLADVQPVEQVVVTLPSCPSLPMQPLIAQPQVKSQPPKNILPLNSAMQVIQMAQPVGSAVNAAPANPNVIILQPPSTTPCPTVMRAEVPNQTVGQQIVIIQAANQNPLPLLSAPPPGSVRLPVNGANAIIGSNNSVQNVSTPQTFGGKHLVHILPRPSSLSTSNSTQTFSVTVSNQPQQPQTISLNGQLFALQPVMSSSGTTSQTPMQIIQPTTSEDPNTNVALNTFGALASLNQSISQMAGQSCVQLSIGQPANPPTAANSQTTPANCVSLTTTVAPPMTTDNSATLPSTYNLVTTPSVNTVACLPNMKSKRLNKKPSGKKHLAVHKSACTLNPVRDVGKLDLPSTEGSAEPSCNDGLLDSLPVVLPSVTVSQANSVSVSGSHSLDVLNSEPVIPESVSKSKSAEESSLPSQESVTSEHFAVAPAKSKDSSPILQREMSQDKPPIGLALPDAAKSCTSANVLISPATDPHALVSQVSDLSSTTSTSSTDCVSEVEVIAEPCRAEQDPSDTVQTTGLLKGQGLTALLSGLAKEKDPQKSSLSVQVDPPDFSSGNSKIVDSNVDLHPKQELLLMNSDDRDPGQHHSCIPDQEVINGSLLSRQADSPMSTSSGSSRSFSVASMLPETTREDVTSNATTNTCDSCTFVEQTDIVALAARAIFDQENLEKGRAGTQADIREVTSKSSEASSLEGDQPFKTQISKENGPGQAEATPNEFHSQDSVEATVDRPLEKPSCSIGIKTSNAALQVSTSQPPSITSLSVNNLIHQSSISHPLVSCAGLSQTSEQATVPATVNLTVSSSSYGSQPPGPSLMTEYSQEQLNTMAGTLPNPQIQESLLKPSHENRKDSAKRAVQDDLLLSSAKRQKHCQPAPLRLEGLSLMSRTPDSISEQTQMMIGQIPPNSSNSVVPISNPAHGDGLTRLFPPGNNFVAPALRQNEVQCSSQPSVAEQQQTQASQHLQALQQHVPAQGVPHLHSNHLYLKQQQQQQQQQQAGQLRERHHLYQLQHHVPHAESSVHSQPHSVHQQRTLQQEVQMQKKRNLVQGTQTSQLALQPKHHGNDQSRPKSGQPHPHHQQMQQQMQQHFGSSQPEKSCENPSTSRNHHNHPQNHLNQDIMHQQQDVGSRPQGSGVSSEHVPGHNPMQRLLTSRGIEQQMVSQPSIVTRPSDMTCTPHRPERNRVSSYSAEALIGKTSSNSEQRMGISIQGSRVSDQLEMRSYLDVPRNKSLAIHNMQGRVDHTVASDIRLSDCQTFKPSGASQQPQSNFEVQSSRNNEIGNPVSSLRSMQSQAFRISQNPGPPPIDRQKRLPYPPVQSIPTGNAIPPRDSENTCHQSFMQSLLAPHLGDQVIGSQRSLSEHQRNTQCGPPSAIEYNCPPTHESVHIRREGESQNRESCDMSLGAINTRNSTLNIPFSSSSSSGDIQGRNTSPNVSVQKSNPMRITDSHGTKGHMNPPVTSNMHGVARPALPHPSVSHGNADQGPPVRQTNSSVPQRSRHPLQDSSGSKIRQPERNRSGNQRHSNVFDPSLPHLPLSTSGSMILGRQQPTAEKRGSIVRFMPDSPQVPNDNSAPDQHTLSQNFGFPFIPEGGMNPPINANTSFIPQVTQPSATRTPALIPVDPQNTLPSFYPPYSPAHPTLSNDISIPYFSNQMFSNPSTEKVNSGTLNNRFGSILSPPRPVGFAQPSFPLLPDMPPMHMTNSHLSNFNMTSLFPEIATALPDGSAMSPLLTIANSSASDSSKQSSNRPAHNISHILGHDCSSAV